From the Lepidochelys kempii isolate rLepKem1 chromosome 2, rLepKem1.hap2, whole genome shotgun sequence genome, one window contains:
- the MYLIP gene encoding E3 ubiquitin-protein ligase MYLIP isoform X2 codes for MILLKSDSVCRRLGIIEVDYFGLQFTGSKGESLWLNLRNRISQQMDGLAPYRFKLRVKFFVEPHLILQEQTRHMFFLHIREDLLAGNLQCSSEHAIELSALLAHMKFGDYNQNTAKYSYEEMCAKELTTATLDSITAKHKELEGLSQASAEYQVLQIVSSLENYGVEWHSVRDSEGQKLLIGVGPDGISICKDDFSPINRIAYPVVQMATQSGKNVYLTVTKESGNSIVLLFKMISTRAASGLYRAITETHAFYRCDTVTSAVMMQYSRDLKGHLASLFLNENINLGKKYVFDIKRTSKEVYDHARRTLYNAGIVDLVSRSDQTPPNSPLKSSESNMNCDSCEGLSCQQTKALQEKLRKLKESMLCMVCCEEEINSTFCPCGHTVCCETCAAQLQSCPVCRSRVEHVQHVYLPTHTSLLNLTVI; via the exons atgattcttctgaaAAGTGATTCA GTATGCAGAAGGTTGGGGATTATAGAAGTTGATTACTTTGGACTGCAGTTCACGGGCAGCAAAGGAGAGAGTTTATGGCTGAATTTGAGAAATAGGATCTCCCAGCAGATGGATGGACTAGCTCCTTACCGATTTAAACTGcgtgtcaagttttttgtagaaCCACATCTTATTTTGCAAGAACAGACAAG GCATATGTTTTTCTTGCATATAAGGGAGGATCTTTTGGCTGGTAATCTTCAATGTTCTTCAGAGCATGCCATTGAACTTAGTGCATTGTTGGCTCACATGAAGTTTGGGGATTATAACCAGAATACTGCCAAGTACAGTTACGAAGAGATGTGTGCAAAGGAGCTCACTACTGCCACCTTAGACAG TATTACTGCAAAGCACAAGGAACTAGAAGGGCTGAGCCAGGCTTCAGCAGAGTACCAGGTTCTGCAGATTGTGTCATCACTGGAGAACTATGGGGTGGAGTGGCACTCAGTGAGAGACAGTGAAGGGCAGAAACTTCTTATTGGTGTTGGGCCTGACGGCATCTCCATCTGTAAAGATGACTTCAGCCCCATTAACAG GATTGCTTATCCTGTTGTTCAAATGGCAACCCAGTCTGGGAAGAATGTGTATCTGACAGTCACCAAGGAGTCTGGTAATAGCATAGTTCTCTTGTTTAAGATGATCAGTACCAGAGCAGCAAGTGGACTGTACAGAGCAATAACAGAGACACATGCATTTTACAG GTGTGACACTGTTACTAGCGCTGTCATGATGCAGTACAGTCGAGATTTAAAGGGTCACCTAGCATCCTTGTTCCTGAATGAAAACATTAATCTTGGCAAAAAGTATGTCTTTGACATTAAACGAACATCAAAGGAGGTTTATGATCATGCGAGGAGGACTCTTTACAATGCTGGTATTGTGGATCTTGTTTCAAGAAGTGACCAAACGCCACCGAATTCTCCCCTTAAGTCTTCAGAAAGTAATATGAACTGTGACAGCTGTGAGGGTCTCAGCTGCCAGCAAACAAAAGCTCTTCAAGAGAAGTTGCGGAAGCTGAAGGAGTCTATGCTATGTATGGTGTGTTGTGAGGAAGAAATAAATTCAACCTTTTGTCCCTGTGGCCACACAGTATGCTGTGAGACCTGTGCTGCCCAATTGCAG TCATGCCCAGTTTGCAGGTCTCGGGTAGAGCATGTCCAGCACGTGTATTTGCCAACCCACACCAGTCTTCTCAATCTGACAGTGATATGA
- the MYLIP gene encoding E3 ubiquitin-protein ligase MYLIP isoform X1 — protein sequence MSAPAMLCYVTRPDAVVMEVEVEPKANGEDCLNQVCRRLGIIEVDYFGLQFTGSKGESLWLNLRNRISQQMDGLAPYRFKLRVKFFVEPHLILQEQTRHMFFLHIREDLLAGNLQCSSEHAIELSALLAHMKFGDYNQNTAKYSYEEMCAKELTTATLDSITAKHKELEGLSQASAEYQVLQIVSSLENYGVEWHSVRDSEGQKLLIGVGPDGISICKDDFSPINRIAYPVVQMATQSGKNVYLTVTKESGNSIVLLFKMISTRAASGLYRAITETHAFYRCDTVTSAVMMQYSRDLKGHLASLFLNENINLGKKYVFDIKRTSKEVYDHARRTLYNAGIVDLVSRSDQTPPNSPLKSSESNMNCDSCEGLSCQQTKALQEKLRKLKESMLCMVCCEEEINSTFCPCGHTVCCETCAAQLQSCPVCRSRVEHVQHVYLPTHTSLLNLTVI from the exons GTATGCAGAAGGTTGGGGATTATAGAAGTTGATTACTTTGGACTGCAGTTCACGGGCAGCAAAGGAGAGAGTTTATGGCTGAATTTGAGAAATAGGATCTCCCAGCAGATGGATGGACTAGCTCCTTACCGATTTAAACTGcgtgtcaagttttttgtagaaCCACATCTTATTTTGCAAGAACAGACAAG GCATATGTTTTTCTTGCATATAAGGGAGGATCTTTTGGCTGGTAATCTTCAATGTTCTTCAGAGCATGCCATTGAACTTAGTGCATTGTTGGCTCACATGAAGTTTGGGGATTATAACCAGAATACTGCCAAGTACAGTTACGAAGAGATGTGTGCAAAGGAGCTCACTACTGCCACCTTAGACAG TATTACTGCAAAGCACAAGGAACTAGAAGGGCTGAGCCAGGCTTCAGCAGAGTACCAGGTTCTGCAGATTGTGTCATCACTGGAGAACTATGGGGTGGAGTGGCACTCAGTGAGAGACAGTGAAGGGCAGAAACTTCTTATTGGTGTTGGGCCTGACGGCATCTCCATCTGTAAAGATGACTTCAGCCCCATTAACAG GATTGCTTATCCTGTTGTTCAAATGGCAACCCAGTCTGGGAAGAATGTGTATCTGACAGTCACCAAGGAGTCTGGTAATAGCATAGTTCTCTTGTTTAAGATGATCAGTACCAGAGCAGCAAGTGGACTGTACAGAGCAATAACAGAGACACATGCATTTTACAG GTGTGACACTGTTACTAGCGCTGTCATGATGCAGTACAGTCGAGATTTAAAGGGTCACCTAGCATCCTTGTTCCTGAATGAAAACATTAATCTTGGCAAAAAGTATGTCTTTGACATTAAACGAACATCAAAGGAGGTTTATGATCATGCGAGGAGGACTCTTTACAATGCTGGTATTGTGGATCTTGTTTCAAGAAGTGACCAAACGCCACCGAATTCTCCCCTTAAGTCTTCAGAAAGTAATATGAACTGTGACAGCTGTGAGGGTCTCAGCTGCCAGCAAACAAAAGCTCTTCAAGAGAAGTTGCGGAAGCTGAAGGAGTCTATGCTATGTATGGTGTGTTGTGAGGAAGAAATAAATTCAACCTTTTGTCCCTGTGGCCACACAGTATGCTGTGAGACCTGTGCTGCCCAATTGCAG TCATGCCCAGTTTGCAGGTCTCGGGTAGAGCATGTCCAGCACGTGTATTTGCCAACCCACACCAGTCTTCTCAATCTGACAGTGATATGA